From a single Pleurodeles waltl isolate 20211129_DDA chromosome 10, aPleWal1.hap1.20221129, whole genome shotgun sequence genomic region:
- the CBX3 gene encoding chromobox protein homolog 3 translates to MGKKQNGKGKKVEEAEPEEFVVEKVLDRRIVNGKVEYYLKWKGFTDADNTWEPEENLDCPELIEAFLNSQKAGKEKPEAAKRKSLSDSESEDSKTKKKRDSIDKPRGFARALDPERIIGATDSSGELMFLMKWKDSDEADLVPAKEANVKCPQVVIAFYEERLTWHSCPEDEAQ, encoded by the exons ATGGGCAAGAAGCAGAATGGCAAAGGAAAAAAGGTAGAAGAAGCGGAACCAGAAGAATTTGTGGTGGAGAAAGTCCTGGATAGGCGCATTGTCAATGGAAAAGTTGAATATTACTTGAAGTGGAAAGGGTTTACAGA TGCTGACAATACTTGGGAGCCTGAAGAAAACCTGGATTGTCCGGAATTAATAGAAGCTTTCTTGAACTCTCAAAAGGCCGGCAAAGAAAAGCCAGAGGCAGCTAAAAGGAAGTCCCTGTCAGACAGTGAATCTGAAGAcagcaaaaccaaaaagaaaagagATTCT ATCGACAAGCCGAGGGGCTTTGCTCGTGCGCTAGATCCAGAAAGGATCATTGGAGCTACAGACAGCAGTGGAGAACTTATGTTTCTTATGAAATG GAAGGACTCTGATGAAGCAGACCTAGTGCCAGCGAAAGAAGCAAACGTAAAGTGTCCTCAAGTTGTGATTGCTTTTTATGAAGAACGGTTAACTTGGCATTCGTGTCCAGAAGACGAGGCACAATAA